A stretch of Dasania marina DSM 21967 DNA encodes these proteins:
- a CDS encoding chaperone modulator CbpM: protein MVEITLHLSINELCQLECIERDMILDIVEYGIAEPIAGHSSADWLFEASTVHWIKKAARLQRDLDIDWVAVALVIDLMQQKEDLQQENRRYRHQLKRFIEK from the coding sequence ATGGTTGAAATTACCTTACACTTATCCATCAACGAATTGTGCCAGCTGGAATGTATAGAGCGCGACATGATTTTAGATATCGTCGAGTATGGCATAGCCGAACCCATAGCAGGGCATAGCAGCGCCGACTGGCTGTTTGAAGCCAGCACGGTACACTGGATAAAAAAAGCCGCCCGCCTACAAAGAGATTTAGATATAGACTGGGTGGCAGTCGCTTTGGTCATTGACTTGATGCAGCAAAAAGAAGATCTGCAACAAGAAAATCGCCGCTATCGCCACCAATTAAAACGCTTTATAGAAAAGTGA
- a CDS encoding sodium/proline symporter, which produces MLISFALCLLGFVLVGAASAWKSRGTKQDYYLASASVKPWLVGLSAVATNNSGYMFIGVIGYTYSQGLSAVWLMIGWISGDFLASLYVHKRLRNAAGNNGEVSYAGVLSNWHGQNFVGLQRLIGVISLLFLLTYAAAQLMAGGKALHVLLGWPLWSGAAMSALFVCIYCYSGGIRASIWTDAAQSIVMIVAMAVLLTAAVSSLGGIQPAIEQLHSVPGYMNWMPEDLLFPGVLGALLFVVGWLFAGLSVIGQPHVMVRFMTLNNNANMRQAKTWYYLWFTAFYCMATAVGLLAKILLSDTGNFDAELALPTMAQALLPGVWVGLILAGIFAATMSTADSLVLSCSAALTHDILPGNIERVSLLKLSSVIVTGLALALAVFNKQSVFGMVVMAWSGLASAFAPLLLMYCLGFRFSERLAIAAVLIGFSVALLWRALGWHNYVYEGFPGIVMGIVFLLAGNAIKHLSGEKLPEASGTSQ; this is translated from the coding sequence ATGTTAATTTCTTTTGCTCTCTGCCTATTAGGCTTTGTACTTGTGGGTGCGGCTTCGGCCTGGAAGAGTCGCGGTACCAAGCAGGACTATTATCTGGCCAGTGCCAGCGTTAAGCCTTGGTTGGTGGGTTTGTCGGCAGTGGCTACCAATAACAGTGGTTATATGTTTATAGGGGTTATTGGTTACACCTATAGCCAAGGCTTATCGGCAGTATGGTTAATGATAGGCTGGATTAGCGGTGACTTCTTGGCCTCATTATATGTGCATAAACGTTTGCGCAACGCGGCTGGCAACAATGGCGAGGTTAGTTATGCTGGTGTGCTGAGTAATTGGCATGGGCAAAACTTTGTAGGCTTGCAGCGTCTTATAGGTGTTATCTCGCTGCTGTTTTTATTAACCTATGCTGCGGCACAGTTAATGGCGGGCGGTAAGGCCTTACATGTATTACTAGGCTGGCCATTGTGGTCGGGCGCCGCCATGAGTGCTTTATTTGTTTGCATCTATTGTTATTCCGGTGGCATACGGGCATCGATATGGACTGACGCAGCACAATCCATAGTGATGATAGTGGCGATGGCGGTGTTATTAACCGCGGCGGTGAGTAGCTTGGGTGGCATACAGCCCGCGATAGAACAGTTGCACAGTGTGCCGGGTTATATGAACTGGATGCCCGAGGATTTATTGTTTCCCGGTGTGCTGGGGGCGTTACTGTTTGTTGTTGGCTGGTTGTTTGCCGGTTTATCGGTGATAGGGCAGCCCCATGTGATGGTGCGCTTTATGACCCTAAACAATAATGCCAATATGCGTCAGGCTAAAACATGGTATTACCTATGGTTTACCGCCTTTTATTGCATGGCGACGGCTGTCGGCTTGTTGGCAAAAATCTTATTAAGCGATACCGGTAACTTTGATGCTGAGTTGGCCTTGCCGACTATGGCGCAAGCCCTGTTACCGGGTGTTTGGGTGGGATTGATACTGGCGGGTATTTTTGCTGCCACTATGTCTACCGCCGACTCGCTAGTGCTGAGCTGCTCAGCTGCGCTAACTCATGATATTTTACCCGGCAACATAGAGCGGGTGAGTCTGTTGAAGCTATCGTCGGTAATAGTCACAGGCTTGGCTCTGGCCTTGGCGGTGTTTAATAAGCAGTCGGTGTTTGGCATGGTGGTCATGGCTTGGTCGGGTTTGGCCAGCGCCTTTGCGCCTTTATTATTAATGTACTGCCTAGGATTTAGGTTTAGCGAGAGGCTGGCTATAGCGGCGGTATTAATCGGCTTTAGCGTTGCCTTGCTGTGGCGCGCATTAGGCTGGCATAACTATGTGTATGAAGGTTTTCCCGGCATAGTCATGGGTATAGTGTTTTTATTGGCAGGCAACGCGATTAAACATTTGAGTGGTGAAAAGTTGCCAGAAGCCTCTGGTACCAGTCAATAG
- a CDS encoding aspartate kinase, which produces MHTIEKIGGTSMSDYSSVRDNIILNNEAGAYGRVFVVSAYGGVTDLLLESKKTGEPGIFALFAGGMSGDTWLQRFEQLSQQLQDINQQLFGDTELLHEANGFLQTRLDDAKHCLLDLQSLCQHGHFSLDSHLHTVREMLASLGEAHSAWNTARLLQRDGVNACFIDLTGWRANTHISLDERINLAFEDIDFSQQLPIVTGYAHSEEGLMSSFDRGYSEMIFSRLAVLTHAYEAVIHKEFHLSSADPRLVGEANAVPIGRTNYDVADQLANLGMEAIHPKAAKGLRQNNIPLRVKNTFEPEHTGTLITSEYISDSPCVEIIAGCRGVYALEVFDQDMAGSLQRYDIAILEIIQRYKAQVVSKDLNANTITHYLSTNLKTVKRIITAIQNTFKEADINQRKVAIVSVIGSDMQIPGILAKSVQAVANANINVLSIHQAMRQVDMQFVVNQCDYDAAVKSLHASLVEIHNHGLAICIAS; this is translated from the coding sequence ATGCACACGATTGAAAAGATTGGCGGTACCTCAATGAGTGATTATTCCTCAGTGAGGGATAATATTATTTTAAATAACGAAGCCGGGGCCTATGGCCGAGTGTTTGTGGTGTCAGCCTATGGCGGCGTGACGGACTTATTGTTAGAAAGCAAAAAAACCGGCGAGCCGGGTATATTCGCGCTATTTGCCGGCGGTATGAGTGGCGATACCTGGCTACAGCGCTTTGAACAACTTAGTCAGCAGCTGCAAGATATTAACCAGCAATTATTTGGCGACACAGAGTTATTGCACGAGGCTAATGGTTTTTTGCAAACCCGTTTAGACGATGCTAAACACTGCTTATTAGATTTACAGAGCCTCTGTCAGCATGGCCACTTTTCTTTAGATTCGCACTTGCACACGGTTAGGGAAATGCTAGCCAGCCTCGGTGAGGCGCACAGTGCTTGGAATACTGCGCGCTTATTACAGCGCGATGGCGTCAATGCTTGCTTTATCGACTTAACCGGTTGGCGTGCCAATACCCATATCTCTTTAGATGAACGTATTAATTTGGCTTTTGAAGACATAGATTTCAGCCAACAACTGCCTATCGTTACCGGCTACGCGCATAGTGAGGAAGGTCTCATGTCTTCCTTTGATCGCGGTTATAGTGAAATGATTTTTAGTCGCTTAGCGGTGCTCACACATGCGTACGAAGCGGTAATACATAAAGAGTTTCACCTTAGCAGTGCCGATCCACGTTTAGTGGGCGAAGCTAATGCCGTGCCTATAGGTCGTACTAATTATGATGTGGCCGATCAGTTGGCTAACTTAGGTATGGAAGCCATACACCCTAAAGCAGCAAAAGGTTTACGACAAAACAATATTCCACTGCGGGTTAAAAACACCTTTGAACCTGAGCATACAGGCACTCTGATCACCAGTGAGTATATTAGTGATTCGCCCTGCGTAGAAATTATTGCGGGTTGCAGAGGTGTTTATGCCCTAGAGGTTTTTGATCAGGATATGGCGGGCAGTTTGCAGCGTTACGATATTGCCATTTTAGAAATTATTCAGCGTTATAAGGCGCAAGTTGTTTCTAAAGATCTCAACGCCAATACCATTACCCATTACCTTTCGACCAACTTAAAAACCGTCAAGCGTATTATTACTGCGATACAGAATACTTTTAAAGAGGCGGATATTAATCAAAGAAAGGTCGCTATTGTGTCGGTAATAGGCAGCGATATGCAAATACCCGGTATCTTAGCTAAGTCTGTACAGGCTGTTGCCAATGCCAATATTAATGTCTTATCTATACACCAGGCTATGCGGCAAGTGGATATGCAGTTTGTAGTGAATCAATGTGACTACGATGCGGCGGTAAAAAGTCTGCATGCCTCATTGGTAGAAATACATAATCATGGATTAGCTATATGTATCGCCTCTTAA
- a CDS encoding TraR/DksA family transcriptional regulator, whose amino-acid sequence MKQDLIENDSLSVKKQTQAGDQSASLDLTIAAPVDETVDAGHRKELSELLKNIEWLKSDDAGYCELCNATIPVARLEIVPHIRVCINCAAN is encoded by the coding sequence TTGAAGCAAGATCTAATAGAGAATGACTCTTTGTCGGTTAAAAAACAAACACAAGCAGGTGATCAAAGTGCCAGTCTAGACTTAACCATAGCTGCACCCGTAGATGAAACTGTGGATGCAGGCCATAGAAAAGAATTATCTGAATTGCTTAAAAATATTGAGTGGTTAAAAAGTGATGACGCCGGTTACTGCGAGTTATGCAACGCCACGATTCCTGTTGCTAGGTTAGAGATAGTGCCGCATATCCGGGTTTGTATTAACTGCGCAGCAAACTAA
- a CDS encoding TPR end-of-group domain-containing protein produces the protein MYRLLIVCIFFSSIAFAQENNSEQTDKAKQEVEALTKPLYNPFVERYMLDEVKALRVEQANTKHELMQQILDREHRSVDRAVSYATDTVTYFFYLIAAATSVLVVVGWTSIRDIKERVHILADEEISKLVGEYEKRLEGIERQLHQKTKHIEENRDEIGLTQEIQALWLRAQQDIAIPNKISTYDEILKLRPNDCEALTYKADAVLELNEPQWAANLCLQALKFDPENSHAFYQLACAYTAMQQFEEAMRYLNEAIDRSENYRDEIEHDPALALLVEHDLFKTTFALNTTIKKAAS, from the coding sequence ATGTATCGCCTCTTAATTGTCTGTATTTTTTTTAGCTCTATAGCCTTCGCACAAGAAAATAATAGCGAACAAACGGATAAGGCTAAACAAGAGGTAGAGGCTTTAACTAAGCCGCTATACAACCCTTTTGTCGAACGCTATATGCTAGACGAAGTTAAGGCGCTGCGGGTAGAGCAGGCCAATACCAAGCATGAGTTGATGCAGCAAATATTAGATAGGGAGCACCGTTCAGTCGATAGGGCGGTTAGCTATGCCACTGACACCGTGACCTATTTCTTTTATTTGATTGCCGCGGCCACCTCGGTGCTAGTCGTCGTGGGCTGGACTTCGATACGCGATATTAAAGAGCGTGTACATATACTAGCCGATGAAGAAATTTCTAAATTGGTGGGTGAATACGAAAAACGTTTAGAAGGGATAGAGCGTCAGCTGCATCAAAAAACCAAACACATAGAAGAAAACCGCGATGAGATAGGCCTAACCCAAGAGATACAGGCGCTGTGGCTTAGGGCGCAACAAGACATCGCCATACCCAATAAAATCAGCACCTATGATGAGATTTTAAAATTACGGCCTAACGATTGTGAGGCCTTAACGTATAAGGCCGATGCGGTATTAGAACTGAACGAGCCACAGTGGGCTGCCAATCTCTGCCTGCAAGCCTTAAAATTTGACCCTGAAAACAGTCATGCTTTTTATCAATTGGCCTGTGCCTATACTGCTATGCAGCAGTTTGAAGAGGCGATGCGTTACTTAAATGAAGCGATTGATCGTAGCGAAAACTATCGCGACGAAATAGAGCACGACCCAGCTTTAGCATTGCTGGTAGAACATGACTTATTTAAAACAACCTTTGCACTTAATACCACAATAAAAAAGGCCGCTAGTTAA
- a CDS encoding DnaJ C-terminal domain-containing protein: MEFKDYYKILGVKDDADAKTIKTAYRKLARQYHPDMNPDKGAEDKFKEAAEAYEVLKDDKRRAEFDELRKYGSQSGGFTPPPGWQGTNGSYEQGGDYSDFFNSMFGGSHGFSQARQRSVRGQDVEIEIPIFLEEILQSTVKTVEYQLQGAANKKHLKVTIPQGVADGERIRVKGQGGAGHGQGGAGDLYLHIRLVPHPLFDVQGHDLMLTLPLAPWEAALGTKVQLPTLQGSVNVTIAPNTSAGKKLRIKGKGLKSKAGAGQETGDLYAVVKIVIPASNDEKTTALWQQLASSTSFDPRVEWSK, from the coding sequence ATGGAGTTTAAAGATTACTATAAGATTCTCGGGGTTAAAGACGATGCCGATGCCAAAACTATAAAAACAGCCTATAGAAAGTTGGCACGCCAGTATCATCCTGATATGAACCCCGATAAGGGCGCAGAAGATAAATTTAAGGAAGCTGCAGAAGCCTATGAAGTATTAAAAGACGATAAGCGCCGTGCCGAATTCGATGAGCTGCGCAAATACGGTAGCCAAAGCGGCGGCTTTACGCCACCACCGGGCTGGCAAGGTACTAACGGAAGCTACGAGCAGGGTGGGGATTATTCAGACTTTTTCAATTCCATGTTTGGCGGCAGCCATGGGTTTTCTCAAGCGCGCCAGCGCTCCGTAAGAGGGCAGGATGTGGAAATAGAAATACCTATCTTTTTGGAAGAAATTCTGCAAAGCACCGTTAAAACGGTAGAGTATCAGCTACAGGGTGCAGCCAATAAGAAGCATTTAAAAGTCACCATCCCACAAGGGGTCGCTGATGGTGAACGCATACGGGTAAAAGGCCAAGGTGGCGCAGGTCACGGCCAAGGCGGTGCAGGTGATTTATATTTGCATATACGCCTAGTGCCGCATCCGTTGTTTGATGTGCAAGGTCATGATCTTATGCTGACCCTGCCTTTGGCGCCTTGGGAGGCGGCACTAGGTACCAAGGTTCAGTTACCCACCTTGCAAGGCTCGGTGAATGTCACTATAGCGCCTAATACATCGGCCGGTAAAAAGCTGCGTATTAAAGGTAAGGGCTTAAAAAGTAAGGCGGGAGCAGGGCAGGAGACCGGCGATCTCTATGCCGTGGTTAAAATTGTTATACCCGCCAGTAATGATGAAAAAACCACCGCGCTGTGGCAGCAGTTAGCCAGCAGTACTAGCTTTGATCCCAGAGTTGAATGGAGCAAATAG
- a CDS encoding Hsp20 family protein, which produces MNTVDLTPLYRSSIGFDRLANLLDNMLRADTVSPNYPPYNIEALEDNHYAITLAVSGFTEQELDINVEKGVLSVRGEKTNAEQHNYLYQGIANRSFERKFNLDDQVEVVDASLDNGLLSISLVKEIPEAMKPKTIAITKGGNVLEHKEANKPDAKDEQAA; this is translated from the coding sequence ATGAACACAGTTGATTTAACCCCACTGTATCGCAGCAGTATAGGCTTCGATAGATTGGCTAATTTATTAGATAATATGCTACGTGCTGATACCGTTAGCCCTAACTATCCACCCTATAATATCGAAGCACTGGAAGATAACCATTACGCCATTACCTTGGCTGTATCGGGCTTTACCGAGCAAGAGCTAGATATAAATGTGGAAAAAGGCGTGCTTAGTGTACGCGGAGAAAAAACCAATGCCGAGCAGCACAATTACCTGTATCAAGGCATAGCCAACCGCAGCTTTGAGCGTAAGTTTAATTTAGATGATCAGGTAGAGGTGGTGGATGCCAGTCTTGATAATGGCCTGTTAAGTATTAGCTTGGTTAAGGAAATACCCGAAGCGATGAAACCTAAAACCATAGCTATTACTAAAGGTGGCAATGTTTTAGAGCATAAGGAGGCAAACAAGCCTGACGCTAAAGACGAGCAGGCTGCATAG
- a CDS encoding carboxymuconolactone decarboxylase family protein yields MSQFTLHDLDSAPAASKPLLERSQKAYGMIPNLHAVLAESPETLEAYQTLHELFANSSFNAEELTVVWQTINVEHACGYCVPAHAGIAHSMKVDPALTEALRNKQPMPTEKLQVLHNTTLSIVRDRGHISAVEVEAFFAAGYGKQQLLEIVLGLSQKVISNYTNHIAKTPVDKMFEKFAW; encoded by the coding sequence ATGAGCCAATTTACCCTACACGATTTAGATTCAGCGCCAGCAGCTAGCAAGCCTTTGTTGGAACGTTCACAAAAAGCCTACGGCATGATTCCCAATCTTCACGCGGTATTGGCAGAATCCCCCGAGACCTTGGAGGCGTATCAAACCTTGCATGAGTTATTTGCAAACTCGTCATTTAATGCCGAAGAGCTTACCGTGGTATGGCAAACTATTAATGTAGAGCATGCTTGCGGCTACTGTGTACCTGCTCACGCCGGCATTGCTCACTCCATGAAGGTAGATCCGGCTTTAACCGAGGCCCTGCGTAACAAACAGCCCATGCCTACAGAAAAGTTACAGGTATTACATAACACGACGCTGAGCATAGTGCGCGACCGTGGTCATATCTCGGCAGTAGAGGTAGAGGCATTTTTTGCTGCCGGCTATGGCAAGCAGCAGTTATTGGAAATAGTGTTGGGGCTGTCACAAAAAGTAATTAGTAATTACACCAATCATATAGCTAAAACGCCGGTAGACAAAATGTTTGAAAAATTTGCTTGGTAA
- a CDS encoding DUF2391 family protein — protein MKLYFNLEDVSQVFVGSFVLAVPISFSEEAWSLSKTLPMANIALLFSLSIIFLAFFAYEGVFQSNVKYRMPVYVARIVIAYVISMLVVALVLLALDKLPILTEPIVALKRLIIIAMPASMGAIVVDGFDKE, from the coding sequence TTGAAGCTCTACTTTAATCTTGAAGATGTCAGCCAAGTCTTTGTTGGTTCGTTTGTGTTAGCGGTGCCTATTTCTTTTTCGGAGGAGGCTTGGTCGTTAAGCAAAACCTTACCCATGGCTAATATCGCCCTGTTATTTTCTCTGTCTATCATCTTCTTGGCCTTCTTTGCCTACGAAGGCGTGTTCCAAAGCAATGTAAAATACCGAATGCCGGTGTATGTGGCACGTATCGTTATTGCCTATGTTATATCTATGTTGGTAGTGGCCTTAGTGCTATTGGCCTTGGACAAGTTACCTATATTGACAGAGCCCATAGTGGCGCTCAAGCGGCTAATTATCATTGCTATGCCCGCCTCTATGGGCGCTATAGTGGTTGATGGCTTCGATAAAGAATAA
- a CDS encoding cation:proton antiporter regulatory subunit, which produces MTVSKGYGVSEIYIPEGSKFVGSTIQGTNLREQDINVLTLYRGAKVIPNPKAERVLEPNDKLLCFGKLESMRGMVPAKTRRRRNPEITDLPSDVKPSV; this is translated from the coding sequence CTGACCGTTAGCAAAGGTTATGGTGTAAGCGAAATTTATATACCCGAAGGTTCTAAATTTGTTGGCAGCACTATTCAGGGCACCAACTTACGAGAGCAAGATATTAACGTGCTCACCTTATACCGCGGAGCAAAGGTTATTCCAAATCCTAAGGCGGAGCGTGTGCTAGAGCCTAATGACAAGCTACTCTGTTTTGGTAAGTTGGAGTCCATGCGTGGCATGGTACCAGCAAAAACGCGTCGTCGTCGCAATCCTGAAATTACAGATTTACCGTCGGATGTGAAGCCGTCCGTGTAG
- a CDS encoding helix-turn-helix domain-containing protein has translation MKTISYKGRVVFKKMPMPSFKRIAREYYENEACFAFITQGEYKVRDQNSLLDINRETALLAKCTNYFYESNVYPMASEPEGEVIGVFLYPDIYQQLFNFDLTRSTHNTTFNLKQFAVDGLLAHYRDSINILLDEPEIADEMLVENKLREFVILMTKKLGAPSEIDFLASMFKPHFAKFEEVIQQNLYADLSLDELAKLCHMSLSTFKRKFSEVYTESPKKYITRLKIDKALPLLKQQDLRISEIVFQTGFDSVSTFNRAFKAQTGKTPSQYRLG, from the coding sequence TTGAAGACAATAAGTTATAAAGGCCGCGTGGTTTTTAAAAAAATGCCTATGCCTAGCTTTAAACGTATAGCCCGTGAATATTATGAGAATGAAGCCTGTTTCGCTTTTATCACTCAAGGCGAATATAAAGTGAGGGATCAAAACTCGCTACTGGATATAAACCGGGAAACCGCTTTGTTAGCAAAATGTACCAATTATTTTTATGAAAGTAATGTGTACCCTATGGCGTCGGAACCGGAGGGGGAAGTTATAGGCGTATTTCTTTACCCTGATATTTATCAGCAACTTTTCAATTTTGATCTTACTCGCTCTACCCACAACACTACCTTTAATCTTAAGCAGTTTGCGGTAGATGGATTGCTAGCGCATTACCGGGATAGCATTAATATTTTGTTGGATGAGCCTGAGATAGCCGATGAAATGCTAGTGGAAAATAAGTTGCGAGAGTTTGTTATTTTAATGACGAAAAAGCTTGGCGCGCCTTCCGAAATTGACTTTCTTGCTTCTATGTTCAAGCCCCATTTCGCTAAATTTGAAGAAGTTATACAGCAAAATTTATATGCCGACCTGAGTTTGGATGAACTGGCGAAACTGTGCCATATGAGTTTATCCACCTTTAAACGAAAATTCAGTGAGGTTTATACTGAAAGCCCAAAAAAATATATCACCCGCTTGAAAATAGATAAAGCATTGCCTTTATTAAAACAGCAAGATCTACGTATTTCAGAGATTGTTTTTCAAACCGGTTTCGATTCCGTATCTACGTTTAACCGCGCGTTTAAGGCGCAAACAGGAAAAACACCCAGCCAGTACCGCTTGGGCTAA
- a CDS encoding ATP-dependent zinc protease produces the protein MRAYVINKKQANKLLVGALELCDLPELGVVKLQMRVDTGATTSSLHVDNIEEFSTDGKRYVKFDIHPDVHNVEKVVSKTLPLSGKKVVKSSSADTEKRVVIKTAINLGGKTWNIKLTLTDRSSMTSLMLLGREAMKNRILVDPGEEFILS, from the coding sequence ATAAGGGCTTACGTCATTAATAAAAAACAAGCTAATAAATTACTCGTCGGTGCGCTAGAATTATGTGACCTTCCGGAGCTAGGCGTCGTCAAATTACAAATGAGAGTCGATACCGGTGCTACAACCTCATCATTGCATGTAGATAATATTGAAGAATTTAGCACAGACGGTAAGCGTTATGTGAAATTTGATATACATCCAGATGTACACAATGTTGAGAAAGTTGTTTCGAAGACATTGCCATTAAGTGGGAAAAAAGTAGTGAAAAGTTCGTCGGCGGATACAGAAAAGCGTGTAGTGATTAAAACCGCTATTAATTTAGGCGGTAAAACGTGGAATATTAAGTTAACATTAACCGATAGATCATCCATGACTAGCTTAATGTTGTTAGGCCGTGAAGCGATGAAAAATAGAATTTTGGTAGATCCCGGTGAAGAGTTTATTCTGTCCTAA
- a CDS encoding haloacid dehalogenase type II yields the protein MSITLAFDVYGTLIDTQGVLTALETVVAGDATTFSNTWREKQLEYTFRRGLMQHYVDFATCTRQALDYTCAFYGEELSAQQKKLLLNSYQTLPAFDDVQEGLARLKKKNATLYAFSNGSKQAVEQLLDNAGIGHFFAGVVSCNEIQSFKPNPAVYSYFLRQASSYNNATWLISSNPFDVIGAISSGWRAAWLQRSTAAVFDPWDIPPTATVSSLIGLCEVLD from the coding sequence ATGTCAATAACCTTGGCCTTTGATGTGTATGGCACATTGATTGATACACAAGGCGTGCTTACTGCTCTCGAAACTGTGGTAGCGGGTGACGCTACAACGTTTTCAAATACCTGGCGTGAAAAGCAATTGGAATATACCTTTCGCCGTGGCTTAATGCAGCACTATGTAGATTTTGCCACCTGTACCCGCCAAGCCTTGGATTATACCTGTGCATTTTATGGCGAGGAGCTAAGTGCGCAGCAAAAAAAACTACTACTTAACAGCTACCAAACTCTACCAGCCTTTGATGATGTGCAAGAGGGCTTGGCCCGTTTAAAGAAAAAAAATGCTACGCTTTATGCCTTTTCTAATGGCAGTAAACAGGCTGTAGAGCAGTTGCTAGATAACGCTGGCATAGGCCATTTTTTTGCAGGGGTTGTTAGCTGTAACGAGATCCAGTCCTTTAAACCCAATCCCGCGGTGTACAGTTATTTTTTACGGCAAGCTAGCAGCTACAACAATGCAACATGGTTAATTTCTAGTAATCCCTTTGATGTTATAGGTGCTATCTCCTCGGGTTGGCGCGCGGCCTGGCTGCAAAGAAGTACTGCTGCCGTATTTGACCCCTGGGACATACCGCCAACAGCAACAGTGAGCAGTCTTATAGGCTTGTGCGAGGTACTAGATTAA
- a CDS encoding DUF6933 domain-containing protein has protein sequence MITIHSTKKLYAKLPLDEQGLLVNKTAPQHGSLCVDPNPLSGWHANLITLQRRNCVLLVHDATRFPLFIKGLLKDDFANFNWLFEDAVMNTLLKLGANQQQLDAAAALLAPCQFDTSCNRSVQGTMNQMAGDIEHMLRFDNVTVEAVSAYKTAVWLADRPCNVKGRKECVWPQQAMLALLSGSSPTAQAEENTPKQSNNIIQLSDYRRR, from the coding sequence ATGATCACCATACATAGCACCAAAAAACTTTACGCTAAGCTGCCCTTAGATGAGCAGGGCTTACTGGTGAATAAAACAGCACCCCAACATGGGTCACTTTGTGTTGATCCTAACCCACTCAGCGGCTGGCACGCTAACCTAATCACCCTGCAGCGACGCAACTGCGTACTGCTAGTACACGATGCCACCCGTTTTCCGCTATTTATTAAAGGCTTACTAAAAGATGACTTTGCTAATTTCAATTGGCTTTTTGAGGATGCGGTGATGAACACCTTATTGAAACTGGGAGCCAATCAACAACAACTAGACGCTGCTGCGGCACTACTCGCCCCTTGCCAGTTCGATACCAGTTGTAACCGCTCTGTACAAGGCACTATGAATCAAATGGCTGGCGACATTGAACATATGCTGCGCTTTGATAACGTCACGGTGGAAGCGGTTAGCGCTTATAAAACAGCTGTTTGGCTAGCGGACAGGCCCTGCAATGTTAAGGGGCGTAAAGAGTGTGTTTGGCCACAACAAGCTATGTTAGCGCTATTGTCGGGCTCATCGCCTACTGCGCAGGCCGAAGAGAACACCCCTAAACAAAGCAATAACATCATTCAACTTTCCGACTATCGGCGACGCTAG